CCACGAGCATTGCCGGCACCGCGTCAGCCACCGCCAACATCGGAGCCATCACGGTGGAACGCCAGGACACCTACGGAAACCCCGTCATCACGGGCAGCACCACCGTCACCCTGGCATCGAACTCTGCCGGTACCAAGGTCTTCGCCGCAACAGCTGGCGGCGCAACCATCACCACGGTGACCATCGCGGCAGGGTCCTCCTCGGCGTCGTTCTTCTACGGCGACACCAAAGCCGGAACACCGAACATAACCGCCACCACCGCGGGACTGACCGCCGTTTCGAAGCCTGCCACGATCACCGCGGCGGCAGCCTCCCAGCTCGTTTACGGCCAACAGCCCACCAGCACCACCAAGGGGACCATCATCGCCCCGCCGGTCACGGTTCTTATCCTCGATCAGTTCGGCAATCAGACGCTCAGCGCTGCGAGCGTCTCCATCGCCAAGACTGACCACGGCAACAACATGACCGGCTTGCTGACCAAGACAGCCGTCAACGGTGTAGCGACGTTCAGCGATCTCGCGATAACCGGCAAGAACCCGGGCATCACCCTGACGGCGAGCAGCACAGGACTTTCGTCAGTCGTCAGCACCCCGTTCGACATCAGCTGAACCGGCCACCTGGCCCCGGCGTGACAGGTATATACGGCACCACCTCGCACCGTTCCTGAACGAGGACTTTATGCCCGCCATCAGCGTGGGACGCGGAGTGCCTGGTCGCATTCATCGTCAACGTCGTCATCCTGTGGTCGAATTGGAGACAGCCATGGAACCGACACCATCACGCAGGCGGCCAGGGGCCGCGCGCATCGCCGCAGGGTTGCTGACGCTCCTGTCGGCGGCCGTGACCGCCTGCTCAGAGCCGGCCCCGGCGTCCTCGCTGCCGTTGACCCAGATCCAGGACATCACCCTGCCCGGGGCAGCGAGCAGGCTGGACTACCAGGCCATCGACTCGGGAGCGAAGCGGCTTTACATCGCCCACCTCGGCGACGGCACCATCCATGTGGTCGACCTGGACAACGGCACGGTAGCAGGGACCGTGCCCGGAACACCTTCGGTCCACGGGGTCACCCTCGTGGCCGACCGGCACATTCTCCTGGCCGCTGTCTCGGGAACGAACCAAGTCGCGGTCATCGACACCAATACCCTCACGGTGAGCGCCCGGGTGCCGGCTGGCACGACCCCGGACGGGATCGCCTACGACCCGGTCCACGGAAAGGCCTACGTCTCAAACGAACACGACCACGCCGAAACGGTGATCGACCTCTCCACGACCACGGCGAAGGCCCCGGTCGAGATCGGCGGGGAGGCCGGCAACAGCGTCTACGACCCAGCCAGCAGGACCATCCTGGTCAATGTCCAGGACCGCAATGAACTGGTCACCATCGATCCGGCCAACGACACGGTCACCGGCAGGATCCCGGTCCCGGACTGCGCCAGTAACCACGGCCTCTACGTCGACGGGGAAAGCAAGCTCGCCTTCATTGCCTGCGAGGACAGCGCGAAGCTCCTGGTCCTGGATCTGCAAACCAAACAGGTCACCGCACGGTTCGACACCGGCGAGGGCCCGGACGTGCTGGCCTTCGATCAGGGCTTGCACCGACTCTACGTCGCCTCGGAGTCAGGCGTCGTCAGTGTGTTCGACGAACAGAACCGCACCCTGACGCCCAAGGCATCCGGCAAACTCGCCGACAACGCCCACACGGTAGCCGTAGACCAAGCCACCCACCGGGTCTACTTCCCCCTGGAAGACATCGACGGGCACCCGGTACTTCGCATCATGGACGCCAAGCAATGACCTCCGGGGACGAACCAGCTCGGGACGACGCCTCCGTCGCCGGGCCGTTCCGTCGAAGCTTCGAGTGATTGCGAGCGCAGCCGGGTATGGAGCGGGACGGTTGGCCCCATACCCGGCGGCCCGCTAAGGGCTATCCCGTCATGTCAGGGGGCGCCGCGCCCCCTGGCAGAACGTCAGAAGGCATGCCCGGGTCTCAGCCGTGCGTGGGTTCGCCGGTGATGCGGTGGTCGGCGTGGTTGATGGTTTCGCGGATAAGCCGGACGAGGTGTCCGTCATGGAGGGAATAGATGACGTGGCGGCCGTCTTTGCGGGTGTCAACCAGCCCGCTGAGCCGGAGCTTCGCCAGATGCTGGCTCGCCACGGTCCGCGGCACACCGGCCGCGGCCGTGAGCTCCGTGACGGTCTTGGGGCCTTCGGCGAGCTGCCAGAGCAGGTGCAGACGCGTCGGTTCGGCGAGCATCCGCAACGTGCCGGCGGCGGTTTCCAGCAGCCGTGGTCCCGGGGTGACCGGGTGAACCAGGGACGGGTGCTCAGGGGCGCGATCCGGTGCGCTGCCGGGCTGACTGCTCAACGCTCTGCTCCCTCTCCGCCGGTTCCGTGGCAGCTGCGGCATCGTGCCGCGGCCAGGACAGGAATGCACCTGCACTACCTATCATCGCAATAATTGTCAGCGCCAGCGCAGCCCAGCCCAAACCGGCCACCGAACCGACCCACCCGGCCAACGGATAGGTCAGGATGTAGCAGGCGTGGGAGAAGGAGAACTGAGCCGTGAACACGTACGGGCGGGTCTCCTCCGTGGACGCATCCCGCAGCAGCCGCGAGGACGGTGTGAGGATTGTGGAGTTCGCGGCCCCGAGCAGGAACCACAGGCCCAGCAGCAGCCACCACCCCGTCCCGGGGACACCCAGCAACGTCAGCGCTGTCGCGCCGGCCAGGACCAGCGGAATGCTGGCGGCGCCCGTGAGCATCACTGCCCGGTCCCCGAACCGGTCCAGAATCCGGGGCGCGGAAAGCGCAACGATCACGGACCCGACCCCGAAGCAGGCCAGCGCCAGCGCCAGGTCGGTGTCCGGCCGGTGCAGGACGTCACGGACATAAACAACAGTGTTGACCAGCACCAGAGCCGTGGGGGCCGCGACCACCAAGTTCAGGGCCAGCAGCGACCGCAGCCGGCCGTTCCGCCAGAAAATCCTGGCACCCAGGGTGGTCCGGTGCCACAGCGAAGTCTGCGGGGCAGCGGAGGCTGTGACCCGCGGCAGGACGGTCATCGCGACCATGAAGGCCGAGAAGAGGAACCCGGCGACGGTGCCGAGAAAGAGGTTGTTGTAGCTGACTACGGTCAGCAGCAGCGCAGCGATGGCCGGGCTGACCAGTGCCTCCATGTCATAGGCCAGCCGCGACAGGGACAGGGCGCGGGTGTAGTCCCGCTCATCTTTGAGGATGGTCGGGATCAGGGACTGGAACGCCGGGGTGAACGTTGCCGACGCACTCTGCAGCAGGAATATCACGACATAGATCTGCCACACATCGGTGATGAACGGCAGACATAGCGCCATCGCGGCCCGGATGAGGTCCGCTCCGATCAGGACCCGCTTCCGCGGCCACCTCGCGACCAAGGCATTGATCACCGGGGCCAGACCCACATAGGCCAGCATCTTGATCGTCAATGCGGTGCCGAGCACCGCGCCGGCATTGCTGCCGGCCAGATCGTAGGCCAGTAGTCCCAGGGCAACGGTCAGCAGTCCGGTGCCGATCAGCGCCACG
This genomic window from Arthrobacter sp. 24S4-2 contains:
- a CDS encoding YncE family protein, whose translation is MEPTPSRRRPGAARIAAGLLTLLSAAVTACSEPAPASSLPLTQIQDITLPGAASRLDYQAIDSGAKRLYIAHLGDGTIHVVDLDNGTVAGTVPGTPSVHGVTLVADRHILLAAVSGTNQVAVIDTNTLTVSARVPAGTTPDGIAYDPVHGKAYVSNEHDHAETVIDLSTTTAKAPVEIGGEAGNSVYDPASRTILVNVQDRNELVTIDPANDTVTGRIPVPDCASNHGLYVDGESKLAFIACEDSAKLLVLDLQTKQVTARFDTGEGPDVLAFDQGLHRLYVASESGVVSVFDEQNRTLTPKASGKLADNAHTVAVDQATHRVYFPLEDIDGHPVLRIMDAKQ
- a CDS encoding helix-turn-helix transcriptional regulator, coding for MSSQPGSAPDRAPEHPSLVHPVTPGPRLLETAAGTLRMLAEPTRLHLLWQLAEGPKTVTELTAAAGVPRTVASQHLAKLRLSGLVDTRKDGRHVIYSLHDGHLVRLIRETINHADHRITGEPTHG
- a CDS encoding MFS transporter, which produces MLSVLLNVTYRRLFAAQIVALIGTGLLTVALGLLAYDLAGSNAGAVLGTALTIKMLAYVGLAPVINALVARWPRKRVLIGADLIRAAMALCLPFITDVWQIYVVIFLLQSASATFTPAFQSLIPTILKDERDYTRALSLSRLAYDMEALVSPAIAALLLTVVSYNNLFLGTVAGFLFSAFMVAMTVLPRVTASAAPQTSLWHRTTLGARIFWRNGRLRSLLALNLVVAAPTALVLVNTVVYVRDVLHRPDTDLALALACFGVGSVIVALSAPRILDRFGDRAVMLTGAASIPLVLAGATALTLLGVPGTGWWLLLGLWFLLGAANSTILTPSSRLLRDASTEETRPYVFTAQFSFSHACYILTYPLAGWVGSVAGLGWAALALTIIAMIGSAGAFLSWPRHDAAAATEPAEREQSVEQSARQRTGSRP